The Thalassospira sp. ER-Se-21-Dark genome includes a region encoding these proteins:
- a CDS encoding GDSL-type esterase/lipase family protein, with protein sequence MTTGAIGHRICCFGDSLVNGVRDGEKGGWPMRLARRLLDEAGRDVTIYNLGIRAETSEGLKARWQVEANLRMVEEFPTVLIFSFGVNDANHAEDRGEETTMRVSPAKSAANAAEIIGAASKLAPTLWVGPQAVINGSKSSQEINQRLEGLNQIYLETARGFDVPYLDLLATTLEEDTWQRALRRGDGYHPDKFGYDRLADLIWEWGAVQKTIGLSASED encoded by the coding sequence ATGACGACAGGCGCAATTGGACATCGGATTTGCTGTTTTGGCGACAGTCTGGTCAATGGTGTTCGCGACGGTGAAAAGGGCGGCTGGCCGATGCGTTTGGCCCGGCGTCTTCTGGACGAGGCCGGGCGTGACGTCACGATCTATAACCTTGGTATTCGCGCGGAAACGTCCGAGGGGCTCAAGGCCCGCTGGCAGGTTGAAGCCAACCTTCGGATGGTTGAAGAATTCCCGACGGTCCTGATCTTCAGTTTTGGGGTGAATGACGCCAACCACGCCGAAGACCGGGGCGAGGAAACCACCATGCGAGTTTCCCCGGCAAAGTCGGCCGCCAATGCCGCCGAAATTATCGGGGCGGCTTCCAAACTGGCACCGACCCTTTGGGTCGGGCCGCAGGCCGTGATTAACGGCAGCAAATCCAGCCAGGAAATCAACCAGCGTCTGGAAGGGCTGAACCAGATTTATCTCGAAACCGCGCGCGGGTTTGATGTGCCCTATCTTGATCTGCTTGCCACGACGCTTGAAGAAGATACATGGCAACGCGCATTGCGGCGCGGGGATGGCTATCACCCGGACAAGTTCGGCTATGACCGGTTGGCAGATCTGATCTGGGAATGGGGTGCTGTGCAAAAGACCATTGGTCTTTCGGCGTCAGAGGACTAA